A DNA window from Daucus carota subsp. sativus chromosome 3, DH1 v3.0, whole genome shotgun sequence contains the following coding sequences:
- the LOC135151453 gene encoding uncharacterized protein LOC135151453 — protein MCELFVGQFMASVTYAPPANTLANIKQKEHETLREYFKLFNSEVPRVRPTSKETLKNFLIAGVRPGTDFWKELQGREPETLADFCARAEPHKVIEESLAKLKKESKAESRSSWKNKRDRSYSPDRRNTYKRKPYIRPAVEKSSSRNGKTSPITVNTTSTQGFDKSRLTMRKTRKATYHEYTPLTASIDHIFEVGDKARLFRKPFRNGPPRKKDQGKYCAFHDLNGHDTAECVHLKDHIEDLIRTGYLTEFVAEEAKKYKEKKAERTSNQEANRSTRAGSVRMIIGGPFVGGQGRSAMKRYVREARRPPLINVCHMSERPPKMFKGETMDITFTEGDARAVHHPHSVALVVTAVIGNVNVHKLLVDNGSSINILAYSAYQRMKMADKDMMACYNELYGFTGNAVQIVGRAHHKGNADRDLNLPLINEVPNPQWGRMCTGDVRLTPGNAIAGL, from the exons ATGTGTGAgctgtttgtgggacaattcatgGCTTCCGTTACTTatgccccacctgccaacactctagctaatattaagcaaaaggaacacGAGACATTAAGAGAGTATTTCAAACTCTTCAACTCAGAAGTACCCCGAGTTAGGCCAACATCAAAAGAAACCCtgaagaatttcttgatagcgggggtaaggcccggaacagacttctggaaggagttgcaagggcgggagCCCGAAACCCTGGCTGACTTCTGTGCCAGGGCAGAACCCCATAAGGTAATTGAGGAATCTCTAgctaagttgaagaaggagtcGAAAGCTGAAAGCCGTAGtagctggaaaaacaagagagaccggtcttacagcccagataggaggaacacctacaagagAAAACCCTACATAAGGCCTGCTGTTGAAAAATCCTCGAGCCGAAATGGCAAGACTTCGCCCATTACtgtgaacacaaccagcacgcagggcttcgacaagtcaaggctAACGATGAGGAAGACAAGAAAGGCAACATACCATGAATACACGCCTCTGACAGCTTCCATAGATCATATTTTCGAGGTTGGAGAtaaggcgagactcttccggaagccctttcgaaaTGGACCCCCTAGAAAGAAAGACCAGgggaaatattgtgctttccacgactTAAATGGGCATGACACGGCAGAATGTGTGCATCTCAAGGACCACATAGAGGACTTAATCAGAACCGGATACCTGACCGAATTCGTAGCCGAAGAGGCTAAAaagtataaggaaaagaaagctgaaaggacaagtaaccaggaagccaaccgtaGCACTCGAGCtggtagtgtacgaatgatcatcggaggacccttcgtggggggccagggacgcagtgctatgaaaagatatgtacgggaagcccgaaGGCCGCCCTTAATCAATGTGTGCCATatgtctgaaaggcctcccaaaatgttcaaaggggagaccatggacattacctttactgagggggatgcacgcgcggtacaccatcctcatagcgttgccctggtggtaacagccgtgatcggaaatgtcaatgtgcACAAGCTTCtcgtcgataacggaagctctaTCAATATCCTGGCCTACAGtgcgtaccaaagaatgaaaatggcagATAAAGACATGATGGCCTGCTACAATGAATTGTATGGTTTCACggggaatgctgtccagattgttggaagg gcCCATCATAAGGGAAATGCGGATCGTGACCTCAATCTACCACTTAtcaatgaagttcccaacccccaatggggtaggatgtgtacgggggatgtcaggctgactccTGGGAATGCTATAGCAGGGCTTTGA